In a genomic window of Cytobacillus sp. FSL H8-0458:
- the ychF gene encoding redox-regulated ATPase YchF, with protein sequence MALTAGIVGLPNVGKSTLFNAITQAGAESANYPFCTIDPNVGIVEVPDHRLNKLTELVQPKKTVPTAFEFTDIAGIVKGASKGEGLGNKFLSHIREVDAICQVVRCFADDNITHVAGKVDPIDDIEVINLELILADLESVDKRIGRVSKLAKQKDKDSVIELEILEKLKEAFENDKPARTVEFTDEQMKIVKGLHLLTIKPVLYVANVSEDDVADPSSNEYVQQVKEFAAKDNAEVIVICAKIESEIAELDGEEKEMFLQELGIEESGLDQLIRAAYNLLGLATYFTAGVQEVRAWTFRKGMKAPQCAGVIHSDFEKGFIRAETVSYDDLVAAGNMTAAKEAGKVRLEGKEYIVKDGDVMHFRFNV encoded by the coding sequence ATGGCTTTAACAGCTGGTATTGTAGGTTTGCCGAACGTCGGAAAGTCTACGTTGTTTAATGCAATTACCCAGGCGGGAGCGGAGTCTGCGAACTATCCGTTCTGTACAATTGATCCGAATGTGGGCATTGTAGAAGTGCCTGATCACCGTTTGAATAAATTAACTGAATTGGTTCAGCCGAAAAAGACTGTGCCAACGGCTTTCGAATTTACGGATATCGCCGGTATCGTAAAGGGTGCGAGCAAGGGGGAAGGTCTTGGAAATAAATTCCTGTCCCATATCCGTGAAGTGGATGCCATCTGTCAGGTTGTCCGCTGTTTTGCGGATGACAATATTACACACGTTGCGGGGAAAGTGGACCCGATCGATGATATCGAAGTCATCAACCTGGAATTGATTCTGGCTGATCTTGAATCTGTTGACAAGCGGATTGGCCGTGTGAGCAAGCTGGCTAAGCAGAAGGATAAAGATTCTGTGATCGAGCTTGAAATTCTGGAAAAATTAAAAGAAGCGTTCGAAAACGATAAGCCAGCCCGTACTGTCGAGTTTACAGACGAGCAAATGAAGATTGTAAAAGGTCTTCACCTTCTGACAATCAAGCCAGTGCTTTACGTTGCAAACGTAAGTGAGGACGATGTAGCCGATCCTTCTTCTAACGAATATGTGCAGCAGGTTAAAGAATTTGCCGCAAAGGATAATGCGGAAGTTATCGTAATCTGTGCAAAAATCGAATCTGAAATTGCAGAGCTTGACGGGGAAGAAAAAGAAATGTTCCTTCAGGAGCTTGGCATCGAAGAATCCGGCCTTGATCAGCTGATCAGAGCAGCCTACAACCTGCTTGGACTGGCTACCTACTTTACAGCAGGCGTACAGGAAGTCCGCGCCTGGACATTCCGCAAAGGCATGAAGGCTCCTCAATGTGCGGGAGTGATCCACTCTGACTTTGAAAAAGGCTTCATCCGTGCAGAAACCGTTTCCTATGATGACCTTGTCGCTGCAGGAAACATGACAGCTGCGAAAGAAGCAGGAAAAGTCCGCCTCGAAGGAAAAGAATACATTGTTAAAGACGGAGATGTTATGCACTTCCGCTTTAACGTTTAA
- the rpsF gene encoding 30S ribosomal protein S6: MRKYEVMYIIRPNIEDEAKKALVERFNTILTDNGAEVSESKDWGKRRLAYEINDFRDGYYQLMNVNAEAKAVDEFTRLAKISEDIIRYIVVKDEK, translated from the coding sequence ATGAGAAAGTACGAAGTTATGTACATCATCCGCCCAAACATTGAAGATGAGGCTAAAAAAGCCCTAGTTGAGCGTTTCAACACAATCTTAACTGACAATGGTGCGGAGGTTTCTGAATCAAAGGATTGGGGTAAGCGTCGCCTTGCATACGAAATCAATGATTTCCGCGATGGCTACTACCAGCTTATGAACGTTAATGCTGAAGCAAAAGCAGTTGACGAGTTCACTCGTTTAGCTAAAATCAGCGAAGACATCATCCGTTACATCGTTGTTAAAGACGAAAAATAA
- the ssb gene encoding single-stranded DNA-binding protein, whose amino-acid sequence MMNRVVLVGRLTKDPDLRYTPNGVPVASFTLAVNRAFTNQQGEREADFINCVVWRKPAENVANFLKKGSLAGVDGRIQSRSYEGQDGKRVYVTEVQAESVQFLEPKNSSGGQGGGNPNYGGPRDQDFPFGNNSNQNQRQDNRNQGNYTRVDQDPFANDGQIDISDDDLPF is encoded by the coding sequence ATGATGAACCGTGTTGTTCTTGTCGGACGTTTGACAAAGGATCCTGATTTGCGGTATACCCCGAACGGAGTTCCTGTCGCTTCATTCACTCTTGCCGTGAATCGTGCTTTTACGAATCAGCAAGGTGAGCGGGAGGCAGACTTTATCAACTGTGTGGTATGGAGAAAGCCAGCTGAAAACGTAGCGAATTTCCTTAAAAAAGGAAGTCTTGCAGGTGTAGATGGCCGGATTCAGTCCCGCAGCTATGAAGGCCAGGATGGAAAGCGCGTTTACGTGACAGAAGTCCAGGCTGAAAGTGTTCAATTCCTTGAGCCGAAGAATAGTTCTGGCGGCCAGGGCGGCGGTAACCCGAACTACGGCGGTCCAAGAGATCAGGATTTCCCATTTGGAAATAACAGCAATCAGAATCAACGACAGGATAATCGTAATCAGGGCAACTACACTCGCGTGGATCAGGACCCATTCGCAAATGACGGCCAAATCGACATTTCCGATGACGACCTGCCATTCTAA
- the rpsR gene encoding 30S ribosomal protein S18 encodes MAGGRRGGRAKRRKVCFFTANGITHIDYKDVDLLKKFISERGKILPRRVTGTNAKYQRKLTIAIKRARQMALLPYVSGE; translated from the coding sequence ATGGCTGGAGGACGCAGAGGAGGACGTGCTAAACGTCGTAAGGTTTGCTTTTTCACTGCAAACGGAATCACTCACATCGACTACAAAGATGTGGATCTTCTAAAAAAATTCATCTCTGAGCGCGGTAAGATTTTACCACGTCGTGTAACAGGCACTAACGCTAAATACCAACGTAAATTAACGATTGCTATTAAGCGCGCACGCCAAATGGCATTACTGCCATACGTTTCAGGTGAATAA